The nucleotide window TGCAGCTGAACTACGGTGCCAATCAGTTCGGTGTTAGCGAGTTGGTCGTGCGCGCGCAGGACGAGCAGGGTGCCTGGGTGGATAATCTGGTGCGGATCACTCTTGAACCCGTGAATGACACACCCGTATCCACGGGTATTGCTGATATGAAGGTCAATGCGGGCAGTGCACCCCAGCAGATGAATCTGCACAATATCGCCAGCGATATTGAAAACGGCACAAACCTTGTCTGGTCGTTGATCGGTAATACCAACAACAACGTGGCTACCAGCGTTCAGATTGATCCGGCGACCGGGATGATGACCATTTCGTTTGCCTCAGCAACGGGAGGTGAGTCCACTATCACCTTGCGTGCCCAGGATGCAGACGGCGCATGGGTAGATACCCGTTTTAAAGTCACGGTTGCTGCATCAACCGTTGTTCCGCCAGTCGTTCCTCCCGTGACACCACCGGTGGTTGAACCGCCGGTTTCGCCTCCTACAACGCCACCGGTTGTGACACCGCCAACGACACCTCCGACAACTCCCCCTGGGACAGAGGTACCGGGTACTGATCCAGTGCCTGATGGTGGCGGTTCAACAGGGGATGGAGATACCACAATCATCACCCCGCCAGTATTGCCCGATACTGGTCAGGCACCCATCGTGGATTCCGGTGACGAAAGCCTGCGCCCCGATGCCAACCTCAACGACAAATCCAGCCGCGATATAGAGCGCGCGCAGGACATGTTAAAAGCCGATGCCAAACCCCTCACTACCCTGACGGCCTCAACCGCACTGGCGGGTTTGATATCACCGGATTCAGGTTTTGCTCCCTGGGAAGAAGCCGATTTTGATAGTGAAGTCCGCCGCCTGCGCGCGCAGATGGATGAAGCGATGGAAGAAGAGCAAGATCGCCGTGCCATAGTGGCAGGGATTACCTTTTCCATCACAACCGGTTTGCTGGTTTGGTCTTTGCGCGCGAGCAGTCTATTGTTAACCATGATGTCGATGCTGCCGCTCTGGCGTGGGCTTGACCCACTGCCGATTCTGGATGAGGTCAATAAACGCAAAAAAGAATTGGAGCAGCAGCGCAAAGACCGCGAGCGTGAAGACAAGAGTTCCAAAGAAGTGGGCTATTTGTTTGACCATGCCCAACGCAAAGAGCCAGGCCCCTGATCTACCAGCAGGTGTTGTTATGGGTTGTGTGTAGCTAATTATTTAAGGAATCCAGCGAGATAATGTTTGGTTTTACTCCTGCAGTCAGGTTGAGTTTGGGCTTGGTGGTGTTGACGGTGTCTATCCTGATCCTCGCGCAAGCGATAGGTCTAACACCCGGTGCCGAGCGCCAACAACTGGATGTGCGCAAGCGCCTGACAGAAACACTCGCATCGCAAGTGACGGTGGCCATCATGCGTGGCGATGATGTGTTGCTGCAGTATCTGCTGGAATCGACGGTAGAACGCAATCCCGAGATTGAATCGGCCGGTGTGCGCCGTAACGACGGTATTATCGTTACGCAAACCAAATTGCATGCGCAAAAATGGGCAAAGGCAAAACCGCACGAATCCACGCCGACCCATGTGCGTTTTCCACTCATGATCAACGGTGCCAAGCGCGCTGATTTTGAAATCACTTTTGAACCCCTGATGAGCGACAGTCATCCTATTTTCGGGATTCCCACGTTCATCCTGCTGGTTATCTTTGTCTCGCTTAGTGGCTTTGTGGGGTTTTGGTATTACATCAAGCGCGCCTTGAAGCACCTGGACCCCAGTGCGGTCGTACCCGCACGGGTGCGCAATGCATTGAATATTTTGGCGGAAGGCGTGTTGATTCTGGACAGGCGTGAACAAATCGTGCTGGCCAATACCGCGCTGATCGAACATTTAGGGCGCAGCGAGCAGTCGGTTATGGCGAAAAAGGCCAGCAATCTTGGTTGGTTTATCGACCCCAAACAAGAAACACGCGAATATCCCTGGATTACGGCAGTCAGCACTGGCGTGAAACAAACCGGTGTGCGGGTGCTGTTACCGCAGGCCGATGGCAATGAAAAAATCTTCCATGTGAATGCAGTGCCCATTTTGGATGCCAAAGGCTCAAGCCAGGGCACTATTGCTGTATTTGAAGATATTACCGAGCTGGAATCCAAAAGCCGTTTGTTGGAAAACATGATTCAGGAATTGGCGGCGAGTCAGGCAGCAATTGAATCCAAAAACAAAGAGCTGACTTATCTCGCCACGCGCGATCCACTGACTAACTGCTTCAATCGCCGTGCACTGTATGAACATCTCAACGGGAAATTTGATGGCGCGCGCGCGGGCGATACCGAGTTCAGTTGCATCATGGCGGATATCGACTTCTTCAAAAAAGTAAACGATACCTACGGTCATGCGGCGGGTGATGAGGTGATTAAAATGGCCGCCAACAGCCTGCGCGAAGTGGTGCGCGATATGGATATGGTGGCGCGTTTTGGGGGCGAGGAATTCTGCGTCATCCTGCCCGGTGCACCGCTTGAACAGGCGCGCATGATTGCCGAACGTTGCCGCGAAAAAATTGCCCAGGCCGAAACCAACGGCATTAAAGTGACCGGCAGTTTTGGCGTGACCTCCATCCGCATGGGGGCGACTACGCCCAACCAATTAGTCCAACAAGCGGATGAAGCTCTGTACTACTCCAAGCAACACGGCCGCAATCAGGTCACTTGTTGGGCTCCGGGTATGGAATCCATCATTGCTGAAACCCAGCATTAAGCGGTTAATTACCTGTCTATTCCTCACGAGACGATCTTGCCGGTGGTAAATCTGCCGCCAGTAATTACAATAGCCCCATCTGTTATACGTCATTGCGTATCGACCCTATAAAAAGCTAACGGGATATTGTTTTGAAATCAGCCACACCACAACGCCGTGCCCCCGCATCCGAGCAAACATCCAACCTACTGGTTCGCCTGCTGAAAGAAGGGGCCCTGATTGGTTTGGGCGCTATTTGCCTGTATTTGCTGATTGCGATGGTCAGTTACGACCCGAATGACCCGGGCTGGTCAAAAACCGGTGAAAATGCCATCGCCCAGAACGCGGGTGGGGCGTTTGGTGCCTGGATCGCCGATGTGTTTTTCTCGCTGTTTGGTTACCTCGCGTATTTGTTTCCGGTGATGATTGCTTATCGTGCCTGGTTGGTGCTGCGCGACCGCACCCAACAGGACGGAATTGATTGGTTGTTCTTCGGTTTGCGCGCCGTCGGACTGATATTGGTGATGGTGGCGGGTACCGGTATTGCGGCCATGCACTACAGCGATGGCGCATCGGTATTGCCGTATTCAAACGGTGGATTGTTAGGCGCAGCGGTTTCTGACGGCGTATTCAATGCGTTTAATTACACCGGTGGCACAGTGCTGATGTTGTCGATGTTTTTGGTGGGCATGACTATTTTTACTGATCTTTCCTGGCTCAAGCTCAGCGAAGATATCGGCCGTTGGACGCTGGTCGGAATCAATCGCGCACTGGAAAAATGGCAGGTGTATCGCCGCGAGAAAGCGGAAAAGCAAATTGCTGTTAAAGCCCAAGAGCATCGCCGTGAAGTGGTTGAGCAGCACGTAAAACAAGAAGCCAAGCGTGTTGCGCCGGTCATTATTACCGAGCCGCCTAAAAAGAAGCCCGCGCCCAGCCCGCGTATCGAGAAAGAAAAACAGCCTTCGTTGTTTGAATCGCTGGAGCCAGCGGTGGGGCAGCTGCCGCCACTGAGCTTGCTTGACCCTGCCGATAAACGCAGCGACAAGGGCTATTCCAAAGAATCGCTGGAAGCTATGTCGCGCATGTTGGAGTTGAAGCTCAAAGACTTCGGCATCGATATCGAAGTGGTCTCGGTACAGCCGGGGCCGGTAG belongs to Cellvibrio sp. pealriver and includes:
- a CDS encoding diguanylate cyclase gives rise to the protein MFGFTPAVRLSLGLVVLTVSILILAQAIGLTPGAERQQLDVRKRLTETLASQVTVAIMRGDDVLLQYLLESTVERNPEIESAGVRRNDGIIVTQTKLHAQKWAKAKPHESTPTHVRFPLMINGAKRADFEITFEPLMSDSHPIFGIPTFILLVIFVSLSGFVGFWYYIKRALKHLDPSAVVPARVRNALNILAEGVLILDRREQIVLANTALIEHLGRSEQSVMAKKASNLGWFIDPKQETREYPWITAVSTGVKQTGVRVLLPQADGNEKIFHVNAVPILDAKGSSQGTIAVFEDITELESKSRLLENMIQELAASQAAIESKNKELTYLATRDPLTNCFNRRALYEHLNGKFDGARAGDTEFSCIMADIDFFKKVNDTYGHAAGDEVIKMAANSLREVVRDMDMVARFGGEEFCVILPGAPLEQARMIAERCREKIAQAETNGIKVTGSFGVTSIRMGATTPNQLVQQADEALYYSKQHGRNQVTCWAPGMESIIAETQH